One genomic region from Spirochaetota bacterium encodes:
- a CDS encoding DUF4917 family protein, translated as MIKGINMNNDLDIKTFTECLEMNEEEKLEQHLLLGNGFSISFDPNFSYLALNNSTENPLRDLISKYNNPEIAMSHCHTYENKEKIKITQDDIKKSIVEKILECHPRSVFDIDPRYTNHCYEKFLKNFDKIFTTNFDLLLYNTILHRTYCAHKKNNFIDGFYKKRDGNAPKYIFRDSRKNSKKASVLYLHGALHIFSDMIDLKYKESLFINHADSDQKTMKIEDPTTVFRHRSGDIKGNIKEQLLEIFENRLPIIVMAENHTKKSLEIRSNSYLSTAFASFQKTNTGRKRSLFIFGHSLADQLDTHISHEIQVSGNIKYIFYGIHVSSFESPEQLEAEKNRIYQLLIQNSLSKDPQYHRTLFFFDSSIMDIWGKKITQQEINIPIS; from the coding sequence ATGATAAAAGGAATTAACATGAATAATGATTTAGATATTAAAACATTTACAGAATGTTTAGAAATGAACGAAGAAGAAAAATTGGAACAACATCTATTATTAGGAAATGGTTTTAGTATTAGTTTTGATCCCAACTTTAGTTATTTGGCTTTGAATAATTCTACAGAAAACCCATTAAGAGATTTAATATCTAAATATAATAATCCTGAGATAGCAATGAGTCATTGTCATACTTATGAGAATAAAGAAAAAATCAAAATAACACAAGACGATATTAAGAAATCTATTGTAGAGAAAATTTTAGAATGTCATCCTAGATCTGTTTTTGATATAGATCCTAGATATACTAATCATTGTTATGAGAAATTTTTAAAGAATTTTGATAAAATATTTACTACTAATTTTGATTTATTGTTGTACAATACTATACTTCATAGAACTTATTGTGCCCATAAAAAAAATAATTTCATTGATGGATTTTATAAGAAAAGAGATGGTAATGCTCCAAAATATATTTTTCGTGATAGTCGTAAAAATAGTAAGAAAGCCTCTGTTCTTTATTTACATGGTGCGTTACACATATTTTCTGATATGATAGATTTGAAATACAAAGAATCTCTGTTTATTAATCATGCTGATAGTGATCAAAAAACCATGAAAATAGAAGATCCTACTACTGTTTTTAGACATAGATCTGGAGATATTAAAGGTAATATTAAAGAACAATTATTAGAAATATTTGAGAATCGATTGCCAATAATAGTAATGGCAGAAAATCATACTAAAAAATCATTAGAAATACGTTCAAATTCATATTTATCTACAGCTTTTGCATCATTTCAAAAGACAAATACAGGTCGAAAAAGAAGTTTATTCATCTTTGGGCATTCATTAGCTGATCAATTGGATACTCATATTTCTCATGAAATACAAGTATCTGGAAATATTAAATATATTTTTTATGGAATACATGTATCATCATTTGAATCACCAGAACAATTAGAAGCAGAAAAGAATAGAATTTATCAATTATTAATTCAAAACTCTCTTTCAAAAGATCCTCAATACCATAGAACATTATTTTTTTTTGATAGCTCAATAATGGATATTTGGGGTAAAAAAATCACTCAACAAGAAATAAATATTCCTATATCTTAA
- the rpsO gene encoding 30S ribosomal protein S15, with the protein MITAEDKKAIIEKYRMHPTDTASTEVQIALTTLYITNLSKHLQQFKKDHKTKRRLLKLVGQRKSLLRYLHRCDLTRFHNIVASLKIRASF; encoded by the coding sequence ATGATTACAGCTGAAGATAAAAAGGCTATTATCGAAAAATATCGAATGCACCCAACAGATACAGCTTCAACAGAAGTTCAAATTGCTCTTACAACTTTGTATATTACTAACTTGTCTAAACATTTACAGCAATTTAAAAAAGATCACAAAACCAAGCGTCGTCTTTTAAAATTGGTAGGACAACGTAAAAGTTTATTGCGTTACTTACATAGATGTGATTTGACTCGTTTTCACAATATTGTAGCAAGTCTCAAAATTCGTGCTTCTTTCTAA
- the pcp gene encoding pyroglutamyl-peptidase I has product MKVLVTGFDPFGKDIINPAWEAVKVLPKKIGIIDIVTAQIPTIFKESIDCLLELAKNEKPDVILCVGQAGGRSDLTIERIGINIDDARIPDNKNNQPIDMPIYKDGSNAYFVKLPIKSMMQKTRDAEIPCSISNTAGTFVCNHILYALLYHIEKSNIAKAGGFVHVPYFPSQVILKPGQASMSTETIINGLIAMISAIDLTEKDSAINAGTEH; this is encoded by the coding sequence ATGAAAGTTTTAGTTACGGGTTTTGACCCTTTTGGAAAAGATATTATTAATCCAGCTTGGGAAGCTGTAAAAGTACTTCCTAAAAAAATTGGTATAATTGATATAGTTACAGCTCAAATACCAACAATTTTTAAAGAGTCTATTGATTGTTTATTAGAGTTGGCAAAAAATGAAAAACCAGATGTAATTCTTTGTGTAGGGCAAGCTGGTGGTCGTTCTGATCTAACTATAGAAAGAATAGGGATTAATATTGATGATGCTCGTATTCCTGATAATAAAAACAATCAACCCATTGATATGCCTATTTATAAAGATGGATCAAATGCTTATTTTGTAAAATTACCTATTAAAAGTATGATGCAAAAAACAAGAGATGCTGAAATTCCTTGTTCTATTTCTAATACTGCAGGTACTTTTGTTTGTAATCATATTTTATATGCTTTATTATATCATATTGAAAAATCAAATATTGCTAAAGCTGGTGGATTTGTACATGTTCCTTATTTTCCATCTCAAGTTATTCTCAAACCAGGACAAGCATCAATGAGTACAGAGACTATTATCAATGGTTTGATAGCAATGATTAGTGCTATTGATTTAACAGAAAAAGATAGTGCCATCAATGCTGGTACAGAGCATTAA